TCCCTCCCAAATGCCCCTCGATACTAGGCTTGTCTACATATACCAATACCTTAAATTCTAACTCATCTGAAGGTGTCACAACCGGAGGATCCGGATCAGGTTTGGGATCCGATGCTATAGGCGATGATTTCCCACAACCATATATTGAGAACAATGTAAATAATCCTACGGAAAATAGGATCGCTTTTTTTCTAATTGTAACCATTACTTAATTCATTTTAATTTTCGGAATTATAAAGTATACCTCTTGCGCTACATTGTCGCACAAGAGGATATACATACATCAATTAGGCTAACGTTGACTTACAAAAACCTGATTCAAACAGACTACTTTACCAGTAGACTGATAATGACCTTCAAACAGGGAAATCCTGATAAAACGCTTGGTTTGCGCGCCCAGATCAAACCAATGGACAATCCCCTCGTAGTGATTGTTAAAGTCCCCTGTACTGCCTTTCAATTCGGCTTCGGTAAACGCATCCCACTTTCCGGTCGTTCCCGCGTTCGGACCAAGAGTCGTCCAACTGCTCTTATCATCGCTGACCTCGATCTTAACGACTTTAGGTGCGGGTTGAGTCCATTGTAACCGTGGCATCAGCCCTATAGAGTTGTAAGAACGGTGGCCATCGCCCATATCAAATGTTAATACAAAAGGAGTTGTTCCATCTGTTCTATTGTTAAATTCAACATATGAATTAGCATTTTCACTGGAATTAGCTGGCCATGAACCGTCATATAATCGTCCAAGCTGGCTGCTTACTACAGCCACATTACTACTATAGTCCGGGATACTCCATAAATTCCTGTTAAGCAATGTTCCATAACCGGGAGCACATTGCCTGATCTTGATCGTCTTGGTCAGTTTCGTTTCTTTGTCCAGAACGGTAACAGTGGCGACGCGTTCCCGATGGTTGACTGGATTGACCTGATTCACGTTCAAATAAATATTGCCATCTGCCTTTTTAGTCACAGCAGCCCAGGACTGATCTGATGATACTTCAACATCAACCCCCTCTGCCATAGCGATCATTTTATCATTGAGTACCTGCGAAGGAATAATAATTTCATTTTGTTGAAAATATTCACCGGTCCATTTGATATCATCGAGTGTGCCTTTGGAAATGGTTACTTTTATATAAGCTGACTCATCAACTTTCACCTTCGTATTTGTAGAAGACAGGCGAACAGGAATTACCCAACTCCCCCGGGGCATTTTAGCGACATCAAGGGTCAGAAAGTTTTCTATAAACTGCTCTCCTGATGGAATAGTTAGATCAGCCTTAAAGTTATAGAATTTTGTATCGAGCGCCTTCTCTCCTTCAGATAATAAGCTAAGATCTGTCTTGTATGACACATTTAGGTCTGTCGGTGATTTGACATCTAGCCTCGCTGTCAGATCCAGTTCGTATGTTGCCGGCGGGTTCGTCGAAAAATCAAGTGAAAATGCACCCTTTTTCTCGCTATCAATGTTCAGTACGGGCTGTTTTAAAGTGATAGCTAAAATGAGATTGGATTTTTCCACACTAACTGTCCCGCCTTCTGTCTTACTGTTTACATGTAAAGGAACATAATATGTTCCGTAGCCCAGATCCTTAACAATACCGGCAATTTTTAGTGTTAATGGTACAGAGGTCTCGTTGACACCTGCCGCTATCTCAAAATCTTTTTCCAGTGTAAAATACTTTTCACTGAGCATTTCATAATCTGTATTATGGGACTCGTTATATGTTTTGAGATATATAGCATCCAATGATAAGTTCCCATCAAATTTCCCCTGAAAGTAGCCGGCCTTATGGATCCAGATCTTGTGGATATAATCATCTTCATTCATGACTGTAATTGTCCCTGTTTGCAGATCACTCTTCGGTAAATAGATCGAATCGGGGATCATATCGTCAAACCTCGTATCCTTGCATGCCGTAAGAGATAATGTGGCCGTAAAAAATAATATAAAATACTTTTTCATTTTTGTCGCTTTTACCATTTGTAATTTTGAACCAGAGCAAAGTTCTTGTTAAGATCACTTTGCGGAATAGGATATAAGTAATAACTCGGCGTAAAAATCCGCTTCTCAAGGACAGTACGTTTGAAAAAATCAGCAGGGTAACTATTTGATCCTCGTGTTCCGGTTGCCTTAACGTTCATACCGTGAATAGCACCTCTTTCGGTCTGTTCAGCAATCAGCCATCTGCGGGTATCGTAAAAACTCATCCCCTCAAAAGCAAATTCTATCCGGCGTTCTCTCCGTAGCAATTCGATCAGCTTCTGTTTATTTCCTGCTGCCTCTGGATAAGCCTGTTCAATATTAGGTAAGCCAGCACGCTCCCTAACCATATTCCAGTATGTAAATAAATTCGTGTTGGAAAGATCGCCCATTTCAATACTTGCCTCGACATAATTCAAAAGAATTTCAGCATAACGCATGTAAGGAACCTCCCGCTTGATATTTTTAGTGGGATTAGCCTCGTATTCAGGCATAGCTAATTTTGCCATATTATACCCGGTAGAAAAGTAGTTATGGGAAGCATCAGGCCCATTGTTACCATTTTTGAACATCTCGAGATAAATTTTCTCCGAAGACTTGTTGGCAACAAACCAGGAAATACCGCCATAAAGTACCGAAACATAAAATCGGGGTTCCCGGTTGACAAACATGTTAAAAGTACTGCGCTGTACTTTTTCGATCGGATGGGTAAAATTTGTAAATCCAGTCTCACTATAGCCCGCTTGCGCGTCAATGTCCGGTGAATTACGATCTGCGTCAAGGTATCCCTTTATTGGATATCTTCCATTATTCATCGCATACAGATCCACCATTTCCTGTGTCGGATTATAACCGCCGCCCCAGCCGCCATTGCTATTCGGGGCGAGCCTTTTATCGACATATCCATCATCCTCCAGATAGGAGAAAATCATCTCTTTATTTTGCGCTGTGGTGAAAACAGCTTTGTAAGAAGCGTAAGGATCAATTGTTCCATTGGTTCCATTGACTTTAACAAGATTGTAGTATCCAAGCTTGATGACGTCTTCCGCTGCTTCACGTGCCAACTTCCATTTATTGGGATCCTTGGTTGCTGGAAACAATGCTTTTCCATCTGAGTTTTTGATTCCGGTATACATTGGGTTTCCATTGAATTGGTCACTTGCCGACTGCAACAAAATTCGGGCACGGTAGGCCAGGGCAATAGCTTGGCTCATACGGGCATAATTGTTTCCTTCTTGTACAACAGGGAGGTAACTATTATTAGCCATGGCAGAAAATTCAGACGTTACCCATTGTACACATTCGTCCCAGCTGTTGCGCGGACGCTGCATATCAACTGCGGTAAAATCAGGGAGCTCATCCCCTAAGAGAATAACTGGGCCGTACATCCGCATGAGCTGCGCATAATAATAGGCACGGAGCGTACGCACTTCCGCACGCCATTGTTCACGCATATCTGAAGCCAGCTCGCTCTCGGGGCACTTGTCCAGGTTTTGCAAAAAGTAGTTTGCTTCCCTGATTGCCTGATAAAACGTATTCCACTTGTCATAAGGCGCAGCCGAAGCAGTCCACGTACCCATATCAAACGTAGTGACATTGGTATAAACAACATCCACATCGCTTGTCGAAACGGTCGATGGCATCGCCATCGGATTATATTTTCGGATATATGAATAGACACCGAACATCGCATTTTGTGTTGACGTGTAGGTCGAAAAAATCTGTTCAGGTGAACGCAGATCCTCCGGTGTCGTATCCAGAAAGGAATTACATGACCACATCATACAAGACGCTGTCAGTAGTAAAATCATTCTTTTAATATATTTAGTTATCATCTGATTCGGTATTTGAATTATAAGCCAATATTAAGTCC
The window above is part of the Sphingobacterium sp. ML3W genome. Proteins encoded here:
- a CDS encoding DUF1735 domain-containing protein, with translation MKKYFILFFTATLSLTACKDTRFDDMIPDSIYLPKSDLQTGTITVMNEDDYIHKIWIHKAGYFQGKFDGNLSLDAIYLKTYNESHNTDYEMLSEKYFTLEKDFEIAAGVNETSVPLTLKIAGIVKDLGYGTYYVPLHVNSKTEGGTVSVEKSNLILAITLKQPVLNIDSEKKGAFSLDFSTNPPATYELDLTARLDVKSPTDLNVSYKTDLSLLSEGEKALDTKFYNFKADLTIPSGEQFIENFLTLDVAKMPRGSWVIPVRLSSTNTKVKVDESAYIKVTISKGTLDDIKWTGEYFQQNEIIIPSQVLNDKMIAMAEGVDVEVSSDQSWAAVTKKADGNIYLNVNQVNPVNHRERVATVTVLDKETKLTKTIKIRQCAPGYGTLLNRNLWSIPDYSSNVAVVSSQLGRLYDGSWPANSSENANSYVEFNNRTDGTTPFVLTFDMGDGHRSYNSIGLMPRLQWTQPAPKVVKIEVSDDKSSWTTLGPNAGTTGKWDAFTEAELKGSTGDFNNHYEGIVHWFDLGAQTKRFIRISLFEGHYQSTGKVVCLNQVFVSQR
- a CDS encoding RagB/SusD family nutrient uptake outer membrane protein, which produces MILLLTASCMMWSCNSFLDTTPEDLRSPEQIFSTYTSTQNAMFGVYSYIRKYNPMAMPSTVSTSDVDVVYTNVTTFDMGTWTASAAPYDKWNTFYQAIREANYFLQNLDKCPESELASDMREQWRAEVRTLRAYYYAQLMRMYGPVILLGDELPDFTAVDMQRPRNSWDECVQWVTSEFSAMANNSYLPVVQEGNNYARMSQAIALAYRARILLQSASDQFNGNPMYTGIKNSDGKALFPATKDPNKWKLAREAAEDVIKLGYYNLVKVNGTNGTIDPYASYKAVFTTAQNKEMIFSYLEDDGYVDKRLAPNSNGGWGGGYNPTQEMVDLYAMNNGRYPIKGYLDADRNSPDIDAQAGYSETGFTNFTHPIEKVQRSTFNMFVNREPRFYVSVLYGGISWFVANKSSEKIYLEMFKNGNNGPDASHNYFSTGYNMAKLAMPEYEANPTKNIKREVPYMRYAEILLNYVEASIEMGDLSNTNLFTYWNMVRERAGLPNIEQAYPEAAGNKQKLIELLRRERRIEFAFEGMSFYDTRRWLIAEQTERGAIHGMNVKATGTRGSNSYPADFFKRTVLEKRIFTPSYYLYPIPQSDLNKNFALVQNYKW